In Enterobacter sp. 638, a single window of DNA contains:
- a CDS encoding DUF2754 domain-containing protein → MKLSDKLRRDWHYYAFAIGLIFILNGVIGLLGFEAKGWQTYALGLVTWVICFWLAGLIIRRRPEDTTTENAERSEKAD, encoded by the coding sequence ATGAAGCTGTCTGACAAACTACGCCGTGACTGGCATTACTATGCCTTTGCGATTGGGCTGATTTTTATTCTTAACGGTGTGATTGGGCTGCTTGGGTTTGAAGCAAAAGGCTGGCAAACCTATGCGCTGGGACTGGTGACGTGGGTGATTTGTTTCTGGCTGGCAGGGTTAATTATCCGCCGTCGGCCTGAAGACACGACGACGGAAAACGCAGAGCGTTCAGAGAAAGCGGATTAA
- the ddlA gene encoding D-alanine--D-alanine ligase — protein MAKQRVGIVFGGKSAEHEVSLQSAKNIVDAIDKSRFDVVLLGIDKQGQWHVNDASQYLLNADDPAHIALNPSEISVATVPGVIHGQLINAGNAQTLAQIDVIFPIVHGTLGEDGSLQGMLRMANLPFVGSDVLGSAACMDKDVTKRLLRDAGLNIAPFVTLTRANRDQHSFAQITAQLGLPLFVKPANQGSSVGVSKVTSEAQFADAVRLAFEFDHKVVVEQGIKGREIECAVLGNDFPQASTCGEVVLNSDFYSYDTKYIDDKGAQVVVPAVLDPEINDKIRAIAIEAYQALGCGGMARVDVFLTAENDVIINEINTLPGFTNISMYPKLWQASGISYPELITRLIELALERHTADSALKSSVNG, from the coding sequence ATGGCGAAGCAGCGGGTAGGAATTGTCTTTGGGGGAAAATCAGCAGAACACGAAGTGTCGCTGCAATCGGCTAAAAATATCGTGGATGCGATTGATAAAAGCCGCTTTGACGTGGTCCTGCTGGGCATTGATAAGCAAGGCCAATGGCATGTCAACGATGCCAGCCAGTATCTGCTGAATGCAGACGACCCGGCGCATATCGCGCTCAATCCTTCAGAAATCAGCGTGGCGACCGTGCCTGGCGTCATCCACGGCCAGCTGATCAACGCGGGCAATGCCCAAACGTTGGCGCAGATTGATGTCATTTTCCCGATTGTTCACGGCACGTTGGGCGAAGATGGCTCCCTGCAAGGGATGCTGCGCATGGCTAACCTGCCGTTTGTCGGCTCAGACGTGCTCGGCTCCGCCGCCTGCATGGATAAAGATGTCACTAAGCGCTTGCTGCGTGACGCCGGTCTGAACATTGCGCCGTTTGTGACCCTGACCCGTGCCAACCGCGATCAGCACAGTTTCGCCCAGATCACCGCCCAGCTTGGCCTGCCGCTATTTGTGAAACCCGCCAACCAAGGTTCATCCGTTGGCGTCAGTAAAGTGACCAGCGAAGCGCAATTCGCAGACGCAGTACGCCTGGCATTCGAATTCGATCATAAAGTGGTGGTTGAGCAAGGCATTAAAGGTCGCGAAATCGAATGCGCCGTTTTAGGCAACGATTTCCCACAGGCCAGCACCTGCGGTGAAGTGGTTCTGAACAGTGATTTTTACTCTTACGACACCAAATATATTGATGATAAAGGCGCGCAGGTCGTGGTGCCGGCCGTCCTGGATCCTGAAATCAACGACAAGATCCGTGCGATCGCCATCGAGGCGTATCAGGCGCTCGGCTGCGGCGGTATGGCGCGTGTCGATGTGTTCCTGACGGCAGAAAATGACGTTATTATTAACGAAATCAACACGCTGCCTGGCTTCACCAACATCAGCATGTATCCAAAACTCTGGCAGGCCAGCGGGATCAGCTATCCAGAGCTAATCACCCGTCTTATCGAACTGGCGCTGGAGCGACACACCGCCGACAGCGCCCTGAAAAGCTCAGTAAACGGTTAA
- a CDS encoding extensin family protein — protein MRGKSLFVCAIIVGAAVVGYRWLPSYYNPFTPLKLDDKPGKITQFKLRRLSPEACTTLLAEANQKQWIQTQSMADSAGDCPLTDVVRVRNFGPVTLSSSFIASCPLALSSALFVQQQARPLTQSMMGSELKRIDHLGSFACRNIYHRPDARRSEHASAEALDISAFQLSDGQRVTVLRGWREDETQPWLQALLSASCDYYGNGLGPEYNAAHANHFHLGMRGFGLCR, from the coding sequence GTGAGAGGGAAAAGTCTGTTTGTCTGCGCGATTATTGTGGGTGCCGCCGTAGTGGGTTATCGCTGGCTACCGTCATATTACAATCCTTTTACGCCACTGAAACTCGACGACAAGCCTGGCAAAATCACTCAGTTCAAACTGCGTCGCCTGTCGCCCGAGGCCTGTACGACTCTGCTAGCAGAGGCGAATCAAAAGCAGTGGATTCAGACTCAGTCGATGGCCGATAGCGCGGGGGACTGTCCGCTGACTGACGTGGTGCGCGTGCGAAATTTTGGCCCGGTGACGCTGAGCAGCAGTTTTATCGCCAGTTGCCCGCTGGCGTTGAGCTCTGCGCTGTTTGTACAGCAGCAGGCGCGCCCGCTGACCCAATCGATGATGGGCAGCGAACTCAAACGCATCGACCATCTGGGCAGTTTTGCCTGCCGCAATATTTATCATCGCCCCGATGCGCGACGCAGCGAACACGCCAGTGCGGAAGCGCTCGATATCAGCGCGTTTCAGCTCTCTGATGGGCAGCGGGTGACGGTGCTGCGCGGCTGGCGCGAAGACGAAACGCAGCCCTGGCTTCAAGCGCTGTTAAGTGCCAGCTGCGATTATTATGGCAATGGTTTAGGCCCGGAATATAACGCCGCGCACGCCAACCATTTCCATCTGGGAATGCGCGGATTTGGCCTGTGCCGTTAA
- a CDS encoding multidrug efflux MFS transporter, with protein sequence MESWKVNLISVWFGCFFTGLAISQILPFLPLYVSQLGVSSHEALSMWSGLTFSITFLVSAIVSPMWGSLADRKGRKLMLLRASLGMAIAILLQAYATNVWQLFLLRGLMGLTSGYIPNAMALVASQVPRERSGWAISTLSTAQISGVIGGPLMGGFLADHVGLRAVFFITALLLMVSFLVTFFLIKEGVRPTISKAERLSGKAVFATLPYPGLMISLFVTTMVIQLCNGSIGPILTLFIKSMAPDSNNIAFLSGMIAAVPGVSALMSAPKLGKLGDRIGTARILMATLIFAVVLFFAMSFVTSPLQLGVLRFLLGFADGAMLPAVQTLLVKYSSDQVTGRIFGYNQSFMYLGNVIGPLIGASVSAMAGFRWVFAATAVVVLLNIIQLAIALRRRHQKAASAGAR encoded by the coding sequence ATGGAATCCTGGAAAGTAAACCTCATCTCCGTCTGGTTTGGCTGCTTTTTTACCGGCCTTGCCATCAGCCAGATTTTGCCGTTCCTGCCGCTGTATGTCTCGCAGCTCGGCGTCTCGTCGCACGAGGCGCTGTCGATGTGGTCCGGTCTGACGTTCAGCATCACTTTCCTGGTTTCAGCGATTGTTTCGCCCATGTGGGGCAGCCTGGCGGATCGTAAAGGGCGCAAACTGATGCTGCTGCGCGCCTCGCTGGGGATGGCGATCGCCATTCTGCTTCAGGCTTACGCAACCAACGTCTGGCAGCTGTTTTTGCTGCGCGGCCTGATGGGGCTGACATCCGGCTATATTCCTAACGCGATGGCGCTGGTGGCGTCGCAAGTCCCGCGCGAGCGCAGCGGGTGGGCGATCAGTACGCTTTCCACCGCGCAGATTAGCGGCGTGATTGGCGGCCCACTGATGGGGGGCTTTTTGGCTGACCACGTCGGTCTGCGTGCCGTGTTTTTCATCACCGCGCTGCTGCTGATGGTGAGTTTTCTGGTCACCTTTTTCCTGATCAAAGAGGGCGTGCGCCCTACGATCAGCAAAGCCGAACGTCTGAGCGGTAAAGCCGTTTTCGCCACGCTTCCATATCCTGGGCTGATGATTAGTCTGTTTGTCACCACGATGGTGATTCAGCTTTGTAACGGGTCTATTGGGCCGATTTTGACGCTGTTCATTAAATCGATGGCCCCGGACAGCAACAATATTGCGTTTCTGAGCGGCATGATCGCCGCCGTGCCCGGCGTATCTGCGCTGATGTCTGCACCAAAATTGGGCAAGCTGGGCGATCGGATCGGCACGGCACGGATATTAATGGCGACGCTTATTTTTGCCGTCGTGCTGTTTTTCGCGATGTCATTTGTCACGTCACCTCTCCAGCTTGGCGTTTTGCGTTTTCTGCTGGGATTTGCCGACGGTGCCATGCTCCCGGCGGTACAAACGCTGCTGGTGAAGTACTCCAGCGATCAGGTAACCGGCCGGATCTTTGGGTATAACCAGTCATTTATGTATCTGGGAAATGTCATTGGCCCACTGATTGGCGCATCTGTCTCGGCGATGGCCGGATTCCGCTGGGTGTTTGCCGCCACGGCGGTGGTCGTTTTACTCAATATTATTCAGCTCGCCATTGCCTTACGGCGTCGACATCAAAAAGCCGCAAGTGCAGGAGCCCGATAA
- the iraP gene encoding anti-adapter protein IraP, with protein sequence MKNLIAELLVKLAQKEEESKELVAQVEALEIVVTALLRQMAQTDQQALIQSIESALEDARPGSQVPVQDSEMLQQYVKKLLRHPRN encoded by the coding sequence ATGAAAAACCTCATTGCAGAGTTGCTGGTGAAGCTTGCGCAAAAGGAAGAAGAGTCAAAAGAGCTGGTTGCCCAGGTTGAAGCGTTAGAGATTGTCGTCACGGCGTTGTTACGACAAATGGCACAGACTGACCAACAGGCGCTGATACAAAGTATCGAAAGCGCTCTGGAGGATGCCCGGCCCGGCTCTCAGGTGCCGGTTCAAGATAGCGAGATGCTACAGCAATACGTAAAAAAGTTGTTGCGGCATCCACGTAATTAA
- the phoA gene encoding alkaline phosphatase produces MKQSALFIALIPLLFTATSHAETTDTHVLDNRAAHGDITQPGGARRLSEDQTAAIRASLNDKPAKNIILLIGDGMGDSEITAARNYAEGAGGFFKGIDALPLTGQYTHYALDKKTGKPDYVTDSAASATAWTTGVKSYNGALGVDIHEKDHQTILEMAKAAGLSTGNVSTAELQDATPAALVAHVTSRKCYGPIATSEKCPSNALEKGGKGSITEQLLNARADVTLGGGAKTFAETATAGDWQGKTLREQAQARGYQMVSDATSLAAITEANQDKPLLGLFSDGNMPVRWEGPKASYHGNLDKPVVTCAPNPKRNDSIPTLAQMTDKAITLLNKGDKGFFLQVEGASIDKQDHAANPCGQIGETVDLDEAVQKALEFAKKDGNTLVVVTADHAHASQIVAPDTKAPGLTQALNTKDGAVMVMSYGNSEEDSMEHTGSQLRIAAYGPHAANVVGLTDQTDLFYTMKAALGLK; encoded by the coding sequence GTGAAACAGAGCGCACTATTCATCGCATTAATTCCGTTGTTATTCACCGCAACGTCACACGCCGAAACCACCGATACCCACGTCCTGGACAATCGTGCTGCGCACGGGGATATCACCCAACCTGGCGGTGCTCGCCGTTTGTCGGAAGATCAAACCGCGGCTATCCGCGCATCGCTTAATGATAAACCGGCTAAAAATATTATTCTGTTAATTGGCGACGGCATGGGGGATTCCGAAATTACCGCCGCGCGCAATTATGCCGAGGGCGCGGGTGGTTTCTTTAAAGGCATCGATGCGTTGCCGTTGACCGGGCAATATACCCATTACGCACTGGACAAAAAAACCGGCAAGCCGGATTACGTGACCGACTCTGCGGCTTCTGCAACGGCCTGGACCACCGGGGTTAAATCGTATAACGGCGCGCTGGGCGTCGATATTCACGAAAAAGATCACCAGACCATTCTGGAGATGGCAAAAGCCGCAGGGCTTTCAACGGGGAACGTCTCCACGGCTGAGCTTCAGGATGCCACCCCTGCCGCGCTGGTGGCGCATGTGACGTCGCGTAAATGCTACGGCCCGATCGCGACCAGCGAAAAATGCCCGTCTAACGCGCTGGAAAAAGGCGGTAAAGGCTCTATCACCGAGCAGCTTCTGAATGCGCGCGCTGATGTCACCCTGGGCGGAGGGGCGAAGACTTTCGCCGAAACCGCAACAGCGGGTGACTGGCAGGGCAAAACGCTGCGCGAGCAGGCGCAGGCTCGGGGCTATCAGATGGTGAGCGACGCCACCTCTCTGGCGGCGATTACCGAAGCAAATCAGGATAAACCGCTGCTTGGCCTGTTCTCGGACGGGAATATGCCGGTGCGCTGGGAAGGGCCAAAAGCCTCTTATCACGGTAACCTCGACAAGCCTGTGGTCACCTGTGCGCCGAATCCGAAACGCAATGACAGCATCCCGACGCTGGCGCAGATGACGGATAAAGCCATCACCCTGCTAAACAAAGGCGATAAGGGCTTCTTCCTGCAGGTAGAAGGCGCGTCGATCGATAAACAGGATCACGCAGCGAATCCGTGCGGTCAGATTGGCGAAACGGTCGATCTGGATGAAGCGGTGCAAAAGGCGCTGGAGTTTGCGAAGAAAGACGGCAACACCCTGGTGGTGGTTACGGCTGACCACGCTCACGCCAGCCAAATCGTAGCGCCAGATACCAAAGCGCCGGGCCTGACTCAGGCGCTGAACACCAAAGACGGTGCGGTGATGGTGATGAGTTATGGCAACTCCGAAGAAGACTCGATGGAACATACTGGCTCGCAGCTACGCATTGCGGCGTATGGTCCTCATGCCGCAAACGTGGTAGGTCTGACGGATCAAACCGATCTGTTCTACACCATGAAAGCGGCACTCGGACTGAAATAA
- the psiF gene encoding phosphate starvation-inducible protein PsiF: protein MKLTLSVTLLSAMFLMSTATAAERTLTPQQQRMTTCNQQATSQTLKGDARKTYMSDCLKNKDTKPGDKSLTPQQQKMRECNSQATQQMLKGEDRSKFMSACLKKSA from the coding sequence ATGAAACTGACCCTGTCTGTGACTCTACTTTCCGCTATGTTCCTGATGTCCACGGCAACGGCGGCGGAGAGAACGCTTACCCCTCAACAGCAGCGGATGACAACCTGTAATCAGCAGGCCACATCCCAGACGCTGAAAGGCGACGCCCGTAAAACCTATATGAGCGATTGCCTGAAAAACAAAGACACAAAACCCGGCGATAAGAGCCTGACGCCGCAGCAGCAAAAAATGCGCGAGTGTAATTCTCAGGCGACGCAGCAAATGCTCAAAGGAGAAGACCGCAGCAAGTTTATGAGCGCGTGCCTTAAGAAATCAGCGTAG
- the adrA gene encoding diguanylate cyclase AdrA, whose protein sequence is MFPKIMNDENFYNKGVTREEWQQDLSQDDHHRSGIRFARRVRLPRMLGLAAMFFPIAGAMVAHAPPGGWWLLLVGWAFIWPHLAWQLAYRSADPRSSEILNLKADALVAGVWMGLMGVDVLPTVALVMMVGMNLMGAGGVRLFGAGAMITAITTLITLQLTGTTPAFTLTPLELWLSLPVLVLYPLIFAWVSHQTAIRLAEHKRRLELMSTRDGMTGVFNRRHWEILLRNEYDACLRGHRDAAILIIDIDHFKDINDTWGHDVGDEAIIAVTRQLQLTLRAGDLIGRFGGDEFAVVMSGTPAESAIAAMSRVHERLAALTLPCAPQVRLRISVGVAPLTPEFGHYREWLKAADVALYKAKNAGRNRTEVAA, encoded by the coding sequence ATGTTCCCAAAAATTATGAATGACGAAAACTTTTACAATAAAGGCGTCACCCGAGAAGAGTGGCAACAGGACCTTTCTCAGGATGACCACCACCGTTCCGGCATTCGGTTTGCCCGGCGAGTTCGATTGCCGCGCATGTTGGGACTGGCCGCGATGTTCTTCCCGATTGCAGGCGCAATGGTGGCGCATGCTCCGCCTGGAGGCTGGTGGTTATTGCTGGTCGGTTGGGCGTTCATCTGGCCACATCTGGCCTGGCAGCTGGCTTACCGTTCTGCCGATCCGCGCAGCAGCGAAATTTTGAATCTCAAAGCGGATGCGCTGGTGGCTGGCGTCTGGATGGGGTTAATGGGCGTTGACGTGTTGCCGACGGTCGCGCTGGTCATGATGGTCGGAATGAACCTGATGGGGGCGGGTGGCGTGAGGTTGTTTGGCGCTGGCGCCATGATTACCGCAATTACTACGCTGATCACGCTGCAACTCACCGGCACCACACCTGCCTTTACGCTGACTCCGCTCGAATTATGGCTTTCATTACCGGTCCTGGTGCTTTATCCGCTGATTTTTGCCTGGGTGAGCCATCAGACTGCCATCCGACTGGCGGAGCACAAGCGTCGTCTGGAGTTGATGAGTACCCGCGACGGAATGACCGGTGTGTTCAACCGTCGGCATTGGGAAATTTTGCTCCGCAATGAATACGACGCCTGCCTGCGGGGTCATCGCGACGCCGCCATTTTGATTATCGATATTGATCATTTCAAAGATATCAATGACACATGGGGCCACGACGTGGGGGATGAGGCGATTATCGCCGTCACGCGTCAACTGCAATTGACGTTACGCGCCGGGGATCTGATAGGCCGTTTTGGCGGCGATGAATTTGCGGTGGTGATGAGTGGAACACCTGCGGAGAGTGCGATAGCCGCGATGTCTCGCGTGCATGAACGGCTGGCGGCCTTAACCTTACCCTGTGCGCCGCAGGTGCGCTTGCGGATCAGCGTGGGTGTGGCACCGTTAACACCGGAATTTGGACATTACCGTGAATGGCTGAAAGCCGCCGATGTGGCGTTGTATAAAGCAAAAAATGCCGGACGCAACCGCACCGAAGTGGCCGCCTGA
- the proC gene encoding pyrroline-5-carboxylate reductase, producing MDKKIGFIGCGNMGKAILGGLIASGQVLPGQIWVYTPSPDKVAALRDQYGINAAESAQEVAQIADIVFGAVKPNIMIKVLSDITSSLNKETLVVSIAAGVTLDQLARALGHDRKIVRAMPNTPSLVNAGMTSVTPNALVTSEDVADVLNIFRCFGEAEMIAEAMIHPVVGVSGSAPAYVFMFIEAMADAAVLGGMPRAQAYKFAAQAVMGSAKMVLETGKHPGELKDMVCSPGGTTIEAVRVLEERGFRSAVIEAMSKCMEKSEQLSKS from the coding sequence ATGGATAAGAAAATCGGTTTTATCGGCTGCGGTAACATGGGGAAAGCCATTCTCGGCGGCCTGATCGCCAGCGGCCAGGTGTTGCCGGGACAAATTTGGGTGTACACCCCGTCACCGGACAAAGTGGCGGCCCTTCGTGATCAGTACGGTATTAACGCTGCCGAAAGCGCACAGGAAGTGGCCCAGATTGCCGATATCGTCTTCGGTGCCGTCAAACCTAACATCATGATCAAAGTGCTGAGCGACATCACTTCCAGCCTGAACAAAGAGACGCTGGTGGTGTCGATTGCGGCGGGCGTCACGCTGGATCAGCTTGCACGCGCGCTGGGTCACGACCGTAAAATTGTCCGCGCCATGCCAAACACGCCGTCGCTGGTGAATGCGGGCATGACCTCTGTGACGCCAAATGCGTTGGTGACCTCCGAAGACGTGGCAGACGTGCTGAATATTTTCCGCTGCTTTGGCGAAGCCGAAATGATTGCCGAGGCGATGATCCATCCGGTTGTCGGCGTCAGTGGATCTGCCCCGGCCTACGTGTTTATGTTTATTGAAGCGATGGCTGACGCTGCCGTGCTGGGCGGAATGCCGCGCGCGCAGGCGTACAAATTTGCCGCTCAGGCAGTAATGGGCTCTGCAAAAATGGTGCTGGAAACGGGTAAGCATCCTGGTGAGCTGAAAGATATGGTGTGCTCGCCTGGCGGAACCACCATTGAAGCCGTGCGGGTGCTTGAGGAGCGTGGATTCCGCTCTGCGGTGATCGAAGCGATGAGCAAATGCATGGAAAAGTCAGAGCAGCTCAGTAAATCCTGA
- a CDS encoding YaiI/YqxD family protein has protein sequence MAIWVDADACPNVIKEILFRAAERVQMPLTLVANQSLRIPPSKFIRSMRVPAGFDVADNEIVRLCNPEDLVITADIPLAAEVLEKGAAALNPRGERYSPSTIRQILTMRDFMDTLRASGVQTGGPDTLSQRDRQQFAAELDKWLLEVKRRTA, from the coding sequence ATGGCGATTTGGGTGGATGCGGATGCGTGTCCGAATGTCATCAAAGAGATTTTGTTTCGCGCCGCCGAGCGCGTGCAGATGCCGTTAACGCTGGTGGCAAACCAGAGTTTGCGCATTCCGCCGTCAAAATTTATTCGCTCGATGCGCGTACCGGCGGGTTTTGACGTGGCGGATAACGAAATTGTGCGTCTATGCAACCCGGAAGATTTAGTGATCACGGCGGATATCCCACTGGCGGCGGAAGTTCTGGAAAAAGGGGCGGCGGCGCTGAATCCGCGCGGCGAGCGTTACTCCCCGTCGACCATTCGTCAGATACTCACTATGCGTGATTTCATGGATACCTTGCGCGCAAGCGGCGTACAGACGGGCGGACCAGACACGCTTTCCCAACGTGACCGGCAGCAGTTTGCTGCTGAGCTGGATAAATGGCTGCTGGAAGTGAAACGCCGTACCGCGTAA
- the aroL gene encoding shikimate kinase AroL, whose protein sequence is MTQPIFLVGPRGCGKTTVGLELARACQSQFVDTDHWLQTKAGRTIAEIVEKEGWETFRALETETLKAVSAPSTVIATGGGIILAEHNRGFMREHGIVIYLCAPVATLVERLEAFPEEGQRPTLTGKPISDEVSEVLAERDALYREAAHHVVDASQTPEQVVSHIVTALRLACAS, encoded by the coding sequence ATGACCCAACCCATCTTTTTAGTTGGCCCTCGCGGCTGCGGGAAAACCACCGTCGGCCTCGAACTGGCGCGCGCCTGTCAAAGCCAATTTGTCGATACCGATCACTGGCTGCAAACGAAAGCCGGGCGAACTATCGCTGAGATTGTGGAAAAAGAGGGCTGGGAAACTTTTCGTGCGCTTGAGACCGAAACCCTGAAAGCCGTCTCGGCACCCTCCACCGTCATTGCGACTGGCGGGGGCATTATCCTGGCGGAACATAACCGCGGCTTTATGCGCGAGCACGGTATCGTCATTTATCTGTGTGCGCCCGTCGCCACCCTTGTGGAGCGGCTCGAAGCGTTTCCGGAAGAGGGGCAACGCCCTACGCTTACCGGAAAGCCGATCAGCGACGAAGTGAGCGAAGTGCTTGCCGAGCGCGACGCGCTTTACCGTGAGGCCGCGCATCACGTGGTCGATGCGTCTCAGACGCCGGAACAGGTTGTCAGCCATATTGTTACCGCGCTGCGTCTGGCTTGCGCCAGCTAG
- the yaiA gene encoding protein YaiA, translating to MPTRPPYPREARIETIEKGNGDLTVTWYQLRADHPKPNSLISEHETEQEALDAKRRYEDPDKT from the coding sequence ATGCCAACCAGACCTCCCTATCCTCGTGAAGCGCGAATCGAAACCATTGAAAAAGGTAACGGCGATCTGACCGTTACCTGGTATCAACTGCGGGCGGATCACCCGAAGCCAAACTCGCTCATCAGTGAACATGAAACTGAGCAGGAAGCGCTGGATGCGAAGCGCCGCTACGAAGATCCCGATAAGACCTGA
- a CDS encoding AroM family protein, whose product MKATLAILTIGVVPVSEVLPLLTEHVSEQQITHLSLLAGISREEVMEDYAIGTGEDPLPTMLSDGELAHVSHQKVERALQGIIEVLDNQGYDVILLMSTAPISGLVARNSILLEPMRIIPPLVASIVDGHQVGVIVPIQELLDNQANKWKVLQKMPLFALANPIWDSETKLIAAGRELLDQGADVLMLDCLGFHQRHRDLLQKALDVPVLLSNVLVTRLASELLA is encoded by the coding sequence ATGAAGGCAACATTGGCGATCCTCACCATTGGTGTGGTTCCTGTTAGCGAAGTGTTACCGCTCTTAACCGAGCATGTCTCTGAACAACAGATTACGCATCTCAGCCTGCTCGCTGGGATCAGTCGGGAAGAGGTCATGGAAGACTACGCGATTGGGACCGGGGAGGATCCGCTGCCGACCATGTTAAGCGACGGTGAGCTTGCACACGTCTCCCACCAAAAAGTGGAGCGAGCGCTACAGGGCATCATCGAAGTTCTCGATAATCAAGGGTATGACGTTATTCTGCTGATGAGCACCGCCCCGATTTCCGGGCTGGTCGCGCGAAATTCTATCCTGCTTGAACCCATGCGCATTATTCCGCCGCTGGTGGCCTCTATCGTGGATGGTCATCAGGTGGGCGTCATTGTCCCTATCCAGGAACTGCTGGATAATCAGGCGAACAAATGGAAAGTTCTGCAAAAAATGCCGCTCTTTGCGCTGGCCAACCCCATCTGGGACAGCGAAACAAAGCTCATCGCCGCAGGACGTGAACTTCTCGACCAGGGCGCAGACGTTTTAATGCTCGATTGTTTGGGATTCCACCAGCGCCATCGCGATTTGCTGCAAAAAGCGCTCGATGTGCCTGTGCTGTTATCCAACGTGCTGGTGACGCGGCTAGCGTCTGAATTATTGGCCTGA
- the ppnP gene encoding pyrimidine/purine nucleoside phosphorylase has product MLQSNEYFSGKVKSIGFTSSSTGRASVGVMAEGEYTFGTAEPEEMTVISGALNVLLPGETEWKVYTAGQVFNVPGHSEFHLQVAEPTSYLCRYLK; this is encoded by the coding sequence ATGCTTCAGAGTAACGAATACTTTTCCGGTAAAGTGAAATCCATTGGTTTTACCAGCAGCAGTACTGGCCGTGCCAGTGTCGGCGTGATGGCTGAAGGGGAATACACCTTTGGTACCGCAGAGCCAGAAGAGATGACGGTGATTAGCGGGGCGTTAAACGTGCTGTTACCGGGTGAAACCGAGTGGAAAGTGTATACCGCTGGACAAGTTTTCAACGTCCCTGGCCACAGCGAGTTCCATCTGCAGGTTGCGGAACCGACGTCTTATCTGTGCCGCTATTTGAAATAG
- the rdgC gene encoding recombination-associated protein RdgC, with protein sequence MLWFKNLMVYRLSREVSLQAEEMEKQLAAYTFTPCGSQDMAKTGWVAPMGSQSDALTHTTNGQIILCARKEEKILPSPVVKQALEAKIFKLEAEQGRKLKKTEKDSLKDEVLHSLLPRAFSRFNQTMMWIDTVNDLIMVDCASAKKAEDTLALLRKSLGSLPVVPLTMENPIELTLTEWVRSGSPAQGFQLLDEAELKAILEDGGVIRAKKQDLVCDEIAVHIEAGKLVTKLALDWQQRIQFVMCDDGSIKRLKFCDELRDQNEDIEREDVSGRFDADFILMTGELAALIKNLVEGLGGEAQR encoded by the coding sequence ATGCTGTGGTTCAAAAATTTGATGGTTTACCGTCTCAGCCGCGAGGTTTCGCTGCAGGCTGAAGAGATGGAAAAACAGTTAGCCGCGTACACGTTTACCCCTTGCGGTAGCCAGGATATGGCGAAAACCGGTTGGGTTGCACCGATGGGTTCACAAAGTGATGCACTGACCCACACGACCAATGGTCAAATCATCCTTTGCGCGCGTAAAGAAGAGAAAATCCTGCCATCCCCCGTGGTGAAGCAGGCGCTCGAAGCCAAGATTTTCAAGCTGGAGGCTGAACAGGGCCGCAAGCTGAAAAAAACGGAAAAAGATTCACTGAAGGATGAAGTGCTGCACTCACTGTTGCCGCGCGCCTTTAGCCGTTTCAACCAGACCATGATGTGGATCGACACCGTCAACGATTTGATTATGGTTGACTGCGCCAGTGCCAAAAAAGCGGAAGATACGCTGGCCCTGCTGCGTAAGAGCCTGGGTTCACTGCCGGTAGTTCCGCTGACGATGGAAAATCCTATCGAACTGACGCTCACCGAATGGGTGCGTAGCGGCAGCCCGGCGCAAGGGTTCCAGCTGCTCGATGAAGCCGAATTAAAAGCGATCCTTGAAGATGGCGGCGTGATCCGCGCGAAGAAACAGGATCTGGTGTGTGACGAAATTGCGGTACACATTGAAGCTGGCAAACTGGTGACCAAGCTGGCGCTCGACTGGCAGCAGCGAATTCAGTTTGTGATGTGCGATGACGGCTCGATTAAACGTCTGAAGTTCTGCGATGAATTGCGCGATCAAAACGAAGATATTGAGCGTGAAGATGTCAGCGGACGCTTTGATGCCGACTTCATCCTGATGACGGGTGAGCTGGCGGCGCTGATTAAAAACCTGGTCGAAGGTTTAGGCGGAGAAGCACAGCGTTAA